One genomic segment of Burkholderia pyrrocinia includes these proteins:
- a CDS encoding MFS transporter: MFKAIDAPAAGAKPRRTPLTREQVKGFWAVYAGWVLDGVDSVIYALVLIPALTELLPASGIAATPANLGMYGSILFALFLIGWGLSFIWGPLADRFGRVRTLAASILIYSVFTGAAAFVHDVWALAACRLIAGIGVGGEWALAGTYVAESWPEDRRKMGAGYLQTGYYFGFFIAACLNYTIGATYGWRAMFLCGLAPALLAVFTVMRVKEPGQWRRHDARDGDVADARRAHPLREIFAPAFLRRTLTSASLVGVAIVGLWAGSVYEASAVSTLAARAGIDHIGALRLASVGAAILSCATIAGCLVAPWLSERLGRRTALGVYFAGMAGAIVFAFGWAFYQPNGLTAFMVSLAFLGFFGGNFAIFSLWLPEQYPTRVRATAFAFNASVGRFIGAGVNFLLGAAIHGYGSLGVPVAWTAAVFVLGILILPFAVETRHQTLPE, translated from the coding sequence ATGTTCAAGGCGATCGACGCGCCGGCGGCCGGCGCGAAGCCGCGGCGCACGCCGCTCACGCGCGAGCAGGTCAAGGGCTTCTGGGCCGTGTACGCGGGCTGGGTGCTCGACGGCGTGGATTCGGTGATCTACGCGCTCGTGCTGATTCCCGCGCTGACCGAACTGCTGCCGGCGTCCGGCATCGCGGCGACGCCCGCGAATCTCGGGATGTACGGCTCGATCCTGTTCGCGCTGTTCCTGATCGGCTGGGGGCTGTCGTTCATCTGGGGGCCGCTTGCCGATCGCTTCGGCCGCGTGCGCACGCTTGCCGCGAGCATCCTGATCTATTCGGTGTTCACCGGCGCGGCCGCGTTCGTGCACGACGTATGGGCGCTGGCCGCGTGCCGGCTGATCGCCGGGATCGGCGTCGGCGGCGAATGGGCGCTCGCGGGCACCTACGTCGCCGAGAGCTGGCCGGAGGACCGCCGCAAGATGGGCGCCGGCTACCTGCAGACGGGCTATTACTTCGGCTTCTTCATCGCGGCCTGCCTGAACTACACGATCGGCGCGACCTACGGCTGGCGCGCGATGTTCCTGTGCGGGCTGGCCCCCGCGCTCCTCGCGGTGTTCACCGTGATGCGCGTGAAGGAGCCGGGGCAGTGGCGCCGGCACGACGCACGCGACGGCGACGTAGCCGACGCGCGGCGCGCGCATCCGCTGCGCGAGATCTTTGCGCCGGCCTTCCTGCGCCGCACGCTGACGAGCGCGAGCCTCGTCGGCGTCGCGATCGTCGGGTTGTGGGCCGGCTCGGTCTACGAGGCGAGCGCGGTCAGCACGCTGGCGGCGCGCGCGGGCATCGATCACATCGGCGCGCTGCGGCTCGCATCGGTCGGCGCGGCGATCCTGTCGTGCGCGACGATCGCCGGCTGCCTGGTCGCGCCGTGGCTGTCGGAACGGCTCGGCCGGCGAACGGCGCTCGGCGTGTATTTCGCGGGCATGGCCGGTGCGATCGTGTTCGCGTTCGGCTGGGCGTTCTACCAGCCGAACGGGCTCACGGCGTTCATGGTGTCGCTCGCGTTCCTCGGTTTCTTCGGCGGCAATTTCGCGATCTTCTCGCTGTGGCTGCCCGAGCAGTACCCGACGCGCGTGCGGGCGACCGCGTTCGCGTTCAACGCGTCGGTCGGCCGGTTCATCGGCGCAGGCGTGAACTTTCTGCTCGGCGCGGCGATTCACGGCTACGGTTCGCTCGGCGTGCCGGTCGCGTGGACCGCGGCCGTGTTCGTGCTCGGCATCCTGATCCTGCCGTTCGCGGTCGAAACGCGCCACCAGACGCTGCCGGAATGA
- a CDS encoding LysR substrate-binding domain-containing protein, translating into MDLRQLRYFVKVVECGNVTHASEALHVAQPAVSQQMRNLEQDLGMQLLERSVRGVAPTAAGRTLYQHALELLRQADGTRELLRRDADTPQGRVTVGMPSSTARVLAIPLARAVRDRYPGIMLELIDAPSADLDTLLERARLDLAIVVDAVDTRGIAIHRLLTESLYLITWPGFPVPDDPVPLDAIARMPLVLPSAPNTIRNRVDWAMREAGLSYEISFEASSTGLLFAAVMAQLGVTILPWTAAHVEIEERKLKLSTVAHRLFARDLSLCWHDTALVSNAVQKVKAEIVRLFDTLGRRPEWAAGGAGRA; encoded by the coding sequence ATGGACTTGAGACAGTTGCGCTATTTCGTGAAGGTCGTCGAATGCGGCAACGTCACGCATGCGAGCGAGGCGCTGCATGTCGCGCAGCCCGCGGTGAGCCAGCAGATGCGCAATCTCGAACAGGATCTCGGGATGCAGTTGCTCGAACGGAGCGTGCGCGGCGTCGCGCCGACCGCCGCCGGCCGCACGCTGTACCAGCATGCGCTCGAACTGCTGCGCCAGGCCGACGGCACGCGCGAGCTGCTGCGTCGCGACGCCGATACGCCGCAGGGCCGCGTGACGGTCGGCATGCCGTCGAGCACCGCGCGCGTGCTGGCGATTCCGCTCGCACGCGCGGTGCGCGACCGCTATCCGGGCATCATGCTGGAGCTGATCGACGCGCCGAGCGCCGATCTCGACACGCTGCTCGAACGCGCGCGGCTCGATCTCGCGATCGTCGTCGATGCGGTCGACACGCGCGGCATCGCGATCCACCGGCTGCTGACGGAATCGCTGTACCTGATCACGTGGCCCGGGTTTCCGGTGCCGGACGATCCCGTGCCGCTCGACGCGATCGCGCGGATGCCGCTCGTGCTGCCGAGCGCGCCGAACACGATCCGCAATCGCGTCGACTGGGCGATGCGCGAGGCCGGGCTGTCGTACGAGATCAGCTTCGAGGCGAGCTCGACCGGGCTGCTGTTCGCGGCCGTGATGGCGCAGCTCGGCGTGACGATCCTGCCGTGGACGGCCGCGCACGTCGAGATCGAGGAACGCAAGCTCAAGCTGTCGACGGTCGCGCACCGGCTGTTCGCGCGCGACCTGTCGCTGTGCTGGCACGATACGGCGCTCGTCAGCAACGCGGTGCAGAAGGTGAAGGCCGAGATCGTGCGGCTGTTCGACACGCTCGGGCGGCGACCGGAGTGGGCGGCCGGCGGTGCCGGCCGCGCGTGA
- a CDS encoding DMT family transporter: MSPFQSAWLLLGVSVLAEVLGSVGLKFSAGLSRPLPSAVTIVCYACAVWLMALATKRLEMGLAYASWAAASTAATAVIGIVCFDESVSTLKLAGIALTVCALVALNLGDAAAR, from the coding sequence GTGTCCCCGTTCCAGTCTGCCTGGCTTCTGCTGGGCGTCAGTGTCCTCGCCGAAGTGCTCGGCTCCGTCGGCCTTAAGTTTTCGGCCGGCTTGTCCCGCCCGCTACCGTCCGCCGTTACGATCGTCTGCTATGCCTGTGCCGTGTGGCTGATGGCGCTCGCGACGAAGCGCCTCGAAATGGGGCTCGCGTATGCGAGCTGGGCCGCCGCCAGCACGGCGGCCACGGCCGTGATCGGCATCGTCTGCTTCGACGAATCGGTGTCGACGCTGAAGCTCGCCGGCATCGCGCTGACCGTCTGCGCGCTCGTCGCGCTCAACCTCGGCGACGCGGCGGCGCGTTGA
- a CDS encoding cupin domain-containing protein: MSDFITVLRETCPTPVLDATKWKRIGGDPHTVNLNAYVSKDGSKIMGTWICTPGKFEVNYEKWEYCHFLDGYCIITPEGEESVHLKAGDVFVIEPGMKGTWEVVETVRKYFVFA; encoded by the coding sequence ATGTCCGATTTCATAACCGTTTTGCGCGAAACCTGCCCGACTCCGGTCCTTGACGCGACCAAGTGGAAGCGCATCGGCGGCGATCCGCACACCGTGAACCTCAACGCTTACGTCTCCAAGGACGGCAGCAAGATCATGGGCACCTGGATCTGCACCCCGGGCAAGTTCGAGGTGAACTACGAGAAATGGGAGTACTGCCACTTCCTCGACGGCTACTGCATCATCACTCCGGAGGGCGAGGAGTCGGTGCACTTGAAAGCCGGCGATGTGTTCGTGATTGAACCCGGCATGAAAGGGACCTGGGAAGTAGTGGAGACTGTGCGCAAGTACTTCGTCTTCGCCTGA
- the trmB gene encoding tRNA (guanosine(46)-N7)-methyltransferase TrmB — translation MMHDDPNEAGLPPHDDAIPDEAADGADEVNPLHHRRIRSFVTRAGRVSTGQRRALDELGPRFVVPYAPELPDWNAVFGRSAPRILEIGFGMGASTAEIAANRPGDDFLGVEVHEPGVGALLKLIGEQDLPNIRIVQHDAVEVLEHMLAPESLDGVHIFFPDPWHKARHHKRRLIQPPLVAHLASRLKPGAYIHCATDWQNYAEQMLEVLGAEPSLENTAADYAPRPDYRPVTKFERRGLRLGHGVWDLVFRKRAG, via the coding sequence ATGATGCACGACGATCCGAACGAAGCCGGCCTGCCGCCGCACGACGACGCCATTCCCGACGAAGCCGCCGACGGCGCCGACGAAGTCAATCCGCTGCACCACCGCCGCATCCGCAGCTTCGTCACGCGCGCCGGCCGCGTGTCGACCGGCCAGCGCCGCGCGCTCGACGAACTCGGCCCGCGCTTCGTCGTCCCGTATGCGCCGGAGCTGCCCGACTGGAATGCGGTGTTCGGCCGCAGCGCGCCGCGCATCCTCGAGATCGGCTTCGGGATGGGCGCATCGACCGCGGAAATCGCCGCGAACCGGCCCGGCGACGACTTCCTCGGCGTCGAGGTGCACGAGCCGGGCGTCGGCGCGCTGCTGAAGCTGATCGGCGAGCAGGACCTGCCGAACATCCGCATCGTCCAGCACGACGCGGTCGAAGTGCTCGAACACATGCTCGCGCCGGAAAGCCTCGACGGCGTGCACATCTTCTTCCCCGATCCGTGGCACAAGGCGCGCCACCACAAGCGCCGGCTGATCCAGCCGCCGCTCGTCGCGCATCTCGCGTCGCGCCTGAAGCCCGGTGCGTACATTCACTGCGCGACCGACTGGCAGAACTACGCCGAACAGATGCTGGAAGTGCTCGGCGCGGAGCCGTCGCTCGAAAATACGGCTGCCGACTATGCGCCGCGCCCCGACTATCGCCCGGTGACGAAGTTCGAACGGCGCGGGCTGCGGCTCGGCCACGGCGTGTGGGACCTGGTGTTCCGCAAACGCGCCGGCTAA
- a CDS encoding undecaprenyl-diphosphate phosphatase: MDWILICKALILGVVEGLTEFLPVSSTGHLIVAGSFLNFNDSHAKTFDVVIQFGAILAVCWEYRKRIASIVSGLPSRPDARRFTLNVVIATIPAIALGLLFEKKIKAVLFSPVPVAFALVVGGAIILWAEARQRERSEPPRVTSVDALTPLDALKVGIAQCFALVPGMSRSGSTIIGGMLFGLDRRVATEFSFFLAIPIIFGATLYETVKDWQAFTVDSLGLFALGLVAAFVSAFVCVRWLLRYVATHDFTVFAWYRIAFGLFVLLVGYSGWLNWA, encoded by the coding sequence ATGGACTGGATCCTGATCTGCAAGGCATTGATCCTCGGCGTCGTCGAGGGGCTGACGGAGTTCCTGCCGGTGTCGAGCACCGGTCACCTGATCGTCGCGGGCAGCTTCCTGAACTTCAACGATTCGCACGCGAAAACCTTCGACGTCGTGATCCAGTTCGGCGCGATCCTCGCGGTGTGCTGGGAGTACCGGAAACGGATCGCGTCGATCGTGTCAGGGCTGCCGAGCCGGCCCGACGCGCGGCGCTTCACGCTGAACGTCGTGATCGCGACGATTCCCGCGATCGCGCTCGGCCTCCTGTTCGAGAAAAAGATCAAGGCCGTGCTGTTCTCGCCGGTACCCGTCGCGTTCGCGCTTGTCGTGGGCGGCGCGATCATCCTGTGGGCCGAGGCGCGGCAGCGCGAGCGCAGCGAACCGCCGCGCGTGACGTCGGTCGATGCGCTGACGCCGCTCGATGCGCTGAAGGTCGGCATCGCGCAGTGCTTCGCGCTGGTGCCGGGCATGTCGCGGTCGGGCTCGACGATCATCGGCGGGATGCTGTTCGGCCTCGACCGGCGCGTTGCGACCGAATTCTCGTTCTTCCTCGCGATCCCGATCATCTTCGGCGCGACGCTCTACGAAACCGTCAAGGACTGGCAGGCGTTCACCGTCGATTCGCTCGGCCTGTTCGCACTTGGGCTCGTCGCGGCATTCGTCAGCGCGTTCGTCTGCGTGCGCTGGCTGCTGCGCTACGTCGCGACGCACGATTTCACGGTGTTCGCGTGGTACCGGATCGCGTTCGGGCTGTTCGTGCTGCTGGTCGGGTACAGCGGCTGGCTGAACTGGGCGTGA
- a CDS encoding DUF1439 domain-containing protein gives MTVPCAPGRRRFLAATIGAVGVCVSLAACASTFPFIPDHYTFSRGDVQKAVARKFPYQKTVAQVVDVSLANPAVNLLPDQNRVAVQLDAHFASPFLRAPVSGKFTVSGQLAYDVPSRSVVLKAPAVDSLVLDGDAQMYGQQVGAAAGLLATQLLTNYPIYTFKPEQLQFAGVNYEPGTITILTNGIRVAIVEK, from the coding sequence ATGACCGTACCTTGCGCGCCCGGCCGGCGCCGTTTTCTCGCTGCAACCATTGGCGCCGTCGGCGTGTGCGTATCGCTCGCCGCCTGCGCGTCGACGTTCCCGTTCATCCCCGATCACTACACGTTCTCGCGCGGCGACGTGCAGAAAGCCGTCGCGCGCAAGTTTCCGTACCAGAAGACGGTCGCGCAGGTCGTCGACGTGTCGCTCGCGAACCCGGCCGTCAACCTGCTGCCCGACCAGAACCGCGTCGCCGTGCAGCTCGACGCGCATTTCGCGAGCCCGTTCCTGCGCGCGCCCGTCAGCGGCAAGTTCACCGTGTCGGGCCAGCTCGCGTACGACGTGCCGAGCCGCTCGGTCGTGCTGAAGGCGCCTGCCGTCGACAGCCTCGTGCTCGACGGCGACGCGCAGATGTACGGGCAGCAGGTCGGTGCGGCCGCCGGCCTGCTCGCGACGCAGTTGCTGACCAACTATCCGATCTATACGTTCAAGCCCGAACAACTGCAATTTGCCGGGGTGAACTACGAACCCGGTACAATTACGATTCTTACAAACGGCATACGCGTGGCGATCGTCGAAAAATGA
- a CDS encoding YkgJ family cysteine cluster protein, translating to MPVRPAPADVQPPHACREGCGACCIAPSISSPIPGMPDGKPAGVRCVQLGDDLRCRIFGRPERPACCSGLQPSADMCGASRDDALAWLTRLEAATQPSPPGGLGR from the coding sequence ATGCCAGTCCGCCCGGCGCCCGCCGATGTCCAGCCGCCGCACGCGTGCCGCGAAGGCTGCGGCGCGTGCTGCATCGCGCCGTCGATTTCCAGCCCGATTCCGGGCATGCCCGACGGCAAGCCGGCCGGCGTGCGCTGCGTGCAGCTCGGCGACGACCTGCGCTGCCGGATCTTCGGCCGGCCCGAGCGGCCCGCATGCTGTTCGGGGCTGCAGCCGTCCGCCGACATGTGCGGCGCGTCGCGCGACGACGCGCTCGCGTGGCTCACGCGCCTCGAGGCCGCGACGCAGCCGTCGCCGCCTGGCGGTTTGGGTCGATAG
- the hemN gene encoding oxygen-independent coproporphyrinogen III oxidase: MSSGSADTMFRPDLLAKYGANGPRYTSYPTALQFRDDFDTADYVRAASDPGASSSELSLYFHIPFCNTACFYCGCNKIATNNRRRARPYLDQLKREMAQQAALFDPSRPVTQLHWGGGTPTFLSDDETAELMAATREHFALAPDADAEFSIEIDPRTVTPATLVHLRTIGFNRLSLGVQDFDPVVQQAINRIQPLAMTADLLGAARATGFHSVSVDLIYGLPHQTVAGFARTLETIIELAPDRLSVFGYAHMPHLFKMQRQIDDATLPPPATRIALLGLAIDMLTSAGYVYIGMDHFARPSDELVRAQRNGTLQRNFQGYSTRADTDLVGFGVSSIGKVGDVYAQNAKDLPAYGAALDAGRLPIVRGVRLTPDDRLRRDVITQLMCNLELPFSHVEAAHGIRFADHFARELDALRPFERDGLLTIAGDRLTIHPAGRMVVRNIAMAFDAYLGQTPRQSYSRTV, from the coding sequence ATGAGTTCTGGTTCTGCCGACACAATGTTCCGTCCCGATTTGCTCGCAAAATACGGCGCGAACGGGCCGCGCTATACGTCGTACCCGACCGCGCTGCAATTCCGCGACGATTTCGACACGGCCGACTACGTGCGCGCGGCCAGCGATCCCGGCGCGTCGTCGAGCGAGCTGTCGCTGTACTTCCACATCCCGTTCTGCAACACCGCGTGCTTCTACTGCGGCTGCAACAAGATCGCGACCAACAACCGCCGCCGCGCGCGCCCGTATCTCGACCAGCTCAAGCGCGAGATGGCGCAGCAGGCCGCGCTGTTCGATCCGTCACGCCCGGTCACGCAACTGCACTGGGGCGGCGGCACGCCGACCTTCCTGTCCGACGACGAAACGGCCGAGCTGATGGCGGCCACCCGCGAGCACTTCGCGCTCGCGCCGGACGCCGACGCCGAGTTCTCGATCGAGATCGACCCGCGCACGGTCACGCCGGCGACGCTCGTCCACCTGCGCACGATCGGCTTCAATCGCCTGAGCCTCGGCGTACAGGATTTCGATCCGGTCGTGCAGCAGGCGATCAACCGCATCCAGCCGCTCGCGATGACGGCCGACCTGCTCGGCGCCGCACGCGCGACGGGCTTCCATTCGGTGAGCGTCGACCTGATCTACGGCTTGCCGCACCAGACGGTCGCCGGGTTCGCGCGCACGCTCGAGACGATCATCGAACTCGCGCCCGACCGGCTGTCGGTGTTCGGCTACGCGCACATGCCGCACCTGTTCAAGATGCAGCGGCAAATCGACGATGCGACACTGCCGCCGCCCGCAACGCGCATTGCGCTGCTCGGCCTCGCGATCGACATGCTGACGTCGGCCGGCTACGTGTACATCGGGATGGACCACTTCGCTCGGCCGTCCGACGAGCTCGTGCGGGCACAGCGCAACGGCACGCTGCAGCGCAATTTCCAGGGCTACAGCACGCGCGCGGATACCGACCTCGTCGGCTTCGGCGTGTCGTCGATCGGCAAGGTCGGCGACGTCTACGCGCAGAACGCGAAAGACCTGCCCGCGTACGGCGCCGCGCTCGACGCGGGCCGGCTGCCGATCGTGCGCGGCGTGCGGCTCACGCCCGACGACCGGCTGCGCCGCGACGTGATCACGCAACTGATGTGCAACCTCGAACTGCCGTTCTCGCATGTCGAGGCCGCGCACGGCATCCGCTTCGCCGATCATTTCGCGCGCGAGCTCGATGCGCTGCGCCCGTTCGAGCGCGACGGGCTCCTGACGATCGCGGGCGACCGCCTGACGATCCATCCGGCCGGCCGGATGGTCGTGCGCAACATCGCAATGGCGTTCGACGCGTATCTCGGCCAGACGCCGCGGCAAAGCTACTCGCGCACGGTCTAG
- a CDS encoding protein-L-isoaspartate O-methyltransferase family protein yields MNIENARFNMIEQQIRPWDVLDLDVLGLLSIVKRENYVPAEYRDLAFADLELPLPGGHSKMLFPRVEARVLQELTVKKHENVLLVGAGSGYLAALFAHRAQHVTAVEIDPVIAKFAEDNLRNDGVTNAEVVLGDGSRGWAGKAPYDVICVAGGLPVVPQEMLEQLKVGGRLSAIVGGRPVMKAQIITRIDDKQYRVADVFETYIAPLVNAIEPSRFKF; encoded by the coding sequence ATGAATATCGAAAACGCGCGTTTCAACATGATCGAACAGCAGATCCGGCCGTGGGACGTGCTGGATCTGGACGTCCTGGGCCTGCTGTCGATCGTCAAGCGTGAAAACTACGTTCCGGCCGAATACCGCGATCTCGCGTTCGCCGACCTCGAACTGCCGCTGCCCGGCGGACACAGCAAGATGCTGTTCCCGCGCGTCGAAGCACGCGTGCTGCAGGAACTGACGGTCAAGAAGCACGAGAACGTGCTCCTGGTCGGCGCGGGCTCGGGCTACCTGGCCGCGCTGTTCGCGCATCGCGCGCAGCACGTGACGGCCGTCGAGATCGATCCGGTGATCGCGAAGTTCGCGGAAGACAACCTTCGCAACGACGGCGTGACGAACGCGGAAGTCGTGCTCGGCGACGGTTCGCGCGGCTGGGCCGGCAAGGCGCCGTACGACGTGATCTGCGTCGCGGGCGGCCTGCCTGTCGTACCGCAGGAAATGCTCGAACAACTGAAGGTCGGCGGCCGCCTGTCGGCGATCGTCGGCGGCCGTCCGGTGATGAAGGCGCAGATCATCACGCGCATCGACGACAAGCAGTACCGCGTCGCCGACGTGTTCGAAACCTACATCGCCCCCCTCGTCAACGCGATCGAGCCGTCGCGCTTCAAGTTCTGA
- a CDS encoding rhodanese-like domain-containing protein encodes MQILTPAMLAEWLGDTARPAPVVLDVREPWEISTAQIAGSVSIPMQQIPARSEELDDEAEIVCVCHHGMRSAQVAMFLESRGFTKLYNLQGGIDAWSRDVDPSVPRY; translated from the coding sequence ATGCAGATCCTGACGCCCGCGATGCTCGCGGAATGGCTCGGCGATACGGCGCGCCCCGCACCGGTCGTGCTCGACGTACGCGAGCCGTGGGAAATCTCGACCGCACAGATCGCCGGCAGCGTATCGATCCCGATGCAGCAGATCCCCGCGCGCAGCGAAGAGCTCGACGACGAAGCGGAAATCGTCTGCGTGTGCCACCACGGGATGCGCAGCGCGCAGGTCGCGATGTTCCTCGAATCGCGCGGCTTCACGAAGCTGTACAACCTGCAAGGCGGGATCGACGCGTGGTCGCGCGACGTCGATCCGTCCGTGCCGCGTTACTGA
- the urtA gene encoding urea ABC transporter substrate-binding protein translates to MKRRSLLKFGSMAGALALAGKSPFAHAADAGTGPIKVGILHSLSGTMAISETSLKDTALMTIADINKSGGVMGRKLEPVVVDPASNWPLFAEKARQLLTQDKVACVFGCWTSVSRKSVLPVFEELNGLLYYPVQYEGEEMSRNVFYTGAAPNQQAIPAIEYLMGAEGGGAKRFFLLGTDYVYPRTTNKILRAFLKSKGVKDADIQEVYTPFGHSDYQTIVANIKTFSQGGKTTVISTINGDSNVPFYKELGNQGIKATDVPVVAFSVGEEELRGIDTKPLVGHLAAWNYFMSVKNPTNTKFKDQFAAWVKANNLPGGAKRVTNDPMEATYVGIHMWKQAVEKAKSTDVDKVRVAMIGQTVAAPSGFTLAMDGNHHLHKPVMIGEIRGDGQFNVVWKTKTAVRAQPWSPFIAGNQGKPDIVTSIPAFLRRQRAALA, encoded by the coding sequence ATGAAACGTCGCAGTCTGTTGAAGTTCGGTTCGATGGCCGGCGCGCTCGCGCTGGCGGGCAAGAGCCCGTTCGCGCACGCGGCCGATGCGGGCACCGGCCCGATCAAGGTCGGTATCCTGCACTCGCTGTCGGGCACGATGGCGATCTCGGAAACGTCGCTGAAGGACACCGCGCTGATGACGATCGCCGACATCAACAAGAGCGGCGGCGTGATGGGCCGCAAGCTCGAGCCGGTGGTGGTCGATCCCGCGTCGAACTGGCCGCTGTTCGCGGAGAAGGCGCGCCAGTTGCTCACGCAGGACAAGGTCGCGTGCGTGTTCGGCTGCTGGACGTCGGTGTCGCGCAAGTCCGTGCTGCCGGTGTTCGAGGAACTGAACGGGCTGCTCTACTACCCGGTGCAGTACGAAGGCGAGGAAATGTCGCGCAACGTGTTCTACACGGGCGCCGCGCCGAACCAGCAGGCGATTCCGGCCATCGAGTACCTGATGGGCGCGGAAGGCGGCGGAGCGAAGCGCTTCTTCCTGCTCGGCACCGACTATGTGTATCCGCGCACGACCAACAAGATCCTGCGCGCGTTCCTGAAATCGAAGGGCGTGAAGGATGCCGACATTCAGGAGGTCTACACGCCGTTCGGCCACAGCGATTACCAGACCATCGTCGCGAACATCAAGACCTTCTCGCAAGGCGGCAAGACGACCGTGATCTCGACGATCAACGGCGATTCGAACGTGCCGTTCTACAAGGAACTCGGCAACCAGGGGATCAAGGCGACCGACGTGCCGGTCGTCGCATTCTCGGTCGGCGAGGAGGAACTGCGCGGGATCGACACGAAACCGCTCGTCGGCCACCTCGCCGCGTGGAACTACTTCATGTCGGTGAAGAACCCGACCAACACGAAATTCAAGGACCAGTTCGCCGCGTGGGTGAAGGCGAACAACCTGCCGGGCGGCGCGAAGCGCGTGACCAACGACCCGATGGAAGCGACCTACGTGGGCATCCACATGTGGAAGCAGGCCGTCGAGAAGGCGAAGAGCACCGACGTCGACAAGGTGCGCGTCGCGATGATCGGCCAGACCGTCGCCGCGCCGTCGGGCTTCACGCTCGCGATGGACGGCAACCATCACCTGCACAAGCCGGTGATGATCGGCGAGATCCGCGGCGACGGGCAATTCAACGTCGTGTGGAAGACGAAGACCGCGGTGCGCGCGCAGCCGTGGAGCCCGTTCATCGCGGGCAACCAGGGCAAGCCGGACATCGTCACGTCGATCCCGGCGTTCCTGCGCCGGCAGCGCGCGGCGTTGGCCTGA